A genomic window from Candidatus Paceibacterota bacterium includes:
- a CDS encoding lmo0937 family membrane protein, whose translation MSTLFSFALILFVLWFFSFFIFHIAGFLIHILLIVAVVAFLWRVIQGKNPFK comes from the coding sequence ATGTCCACACTTTTTTCATTCGCACTTATTCTGTTCGTCTTGTGGTTTTTTAGTTTCTTCATTTTCCATATCGCCGGCTTTCTAATCCATATTCTATTAATCGTTGCTGTCGTTGCCTTTCTTTGGCGTGTTATCCAGGGCAAAAACCCATTTAAATAG